From the genome of Silurus meridionalis isolate SWU-2019-XX chromosome 12, ASM1480568v1, whole genome shotgun sequence, one region includes:
- the LOC124394247 gene encoding calcium-activated chloride channel regulator 1-like isoform X1, with product MFVVVLLFVSLLRPFTSIRLDGNGYTDILIVINPAVPENEDIINQTKGMITHGSEYLFQALDNKVFIKEVKILVPPNWTKGKYEKAKTETFNKGKIRIDNPHPAFGDDPYTHQTKGCGNEGEYIHFTPNFLLNNNLLKGYGPRGRVFVHEWAQLRWGVFHEYNKKKPFYVSAGQILPTRCTDKISGQWYEIVNQRPRPCEFDSDGLPASNCEFLPDAMQSANASIMYMPSIDSVRAFCQEEDHNNEAPNEQNEKCSKATRTVIFQDSVDKDALRILKPLSVVPPPPTFKVIQRGPRVVCLVLDVSGSMGGPRITLQRQAATVFLNQIIEEQQFVGIVTFSSEAQILSPLTIIDGQASRDNLIRKLPTIASGGTYICKGLRKGFEVLQTDDGKTIGDEIILLTDGEASDNVQDCLPEAIQSGAVMNTIAFGPNADNVLRTMADQTDGKFIVAEVSILSTQLVDGFSSLTMSDGNSFTQPIQIESTGKSVKDWFNGTVPIDRTVGNRTTFTIIYGMSAPIVNIVSPSGLVYKQTNTTDIAYTITLTVPGTAETGEWKYSFFNKGATVQQMSLLVISRAAHKDVHPVTVTARMNQQTSDGTKPMVVLAEVSQNYNPVLGASVWANLESDTGHSERLQLLDNGAGADAFKEDGVYSRYFTTLKRGKYSLKVRVENQHGEGQFSPDSYSGALYVAGYIVDGKVELNPPKPPVNVQPVDVGNFTRTVTGESFVVDRDAPPNFPPNKITDLRAEIQEDTVLLNWTAPGEDFDQGTAKSYDIRWSEDLKMLQNNFSSNYLVNTSSLLPQVSGSAEQYTFQPNITIQNGTTLFFAIQSLDKQLAKSEVSNIARATKYVPNPKFSPISKPGLGLPAIVVSVFLVIIMPCFIFVVITRALKRKKQT from the exons atgtttgttgttgtgttgCTGTTTGTCAGTTTACTGAGACCTTTTACGTCTATTAGACTGGATGGAAATGGGTACACCGATATTCTTATAGTCATCAACCCAGCTGTGCCAGAGAATGAAGACATTATAAATCAAACCAag gGAATGATTACTCATGGATCAGAATATCTGTTTCAAGCTTTAGACAACAAGGTGTTCATCAAGGAGGTGAAAATACTTGTACCACCAAACTGGACAAAGGGAAAGtatgaaaaagcaaaaacagaaaCCTTTAATAAG ggtAAAATAAGAATTGACAACCCACATCCTGCATTTGGTGATGATCCATACACTCACCAAACGAAAGGTTGTGGAAATGAAGGTGAATACATACATTTCACCCCAAACTTCTTGTTAAACAACAATCTTCTAAAAGGATATGGACCTAGAG GAAGGGTTTTTGTACATGAATGGGCTCAACTCAGATGGGGGGTATTTCatgaatataataagaaaaagccCTTTTATGTGTCTGCTGGCCAGATTCTACCAACAAG gtGTACTGATAAGATTTCTGGCCAGTGGTATGAAATTGTTAATCAAAGACCTCGACCTTGTGAGTTTGATTCAGATGGCCTACCCGCATCCAACTGTGAATTCCTTCCAGACGCCATGCAAAGTGCCAATGCCTCAATAATGTACATGCCAAGCATAGATTCT GTAAGAGCATTTTGTCAAGAAGAGGACCACAACAATGAGGCCCCCAATgaacagaatgaaaaatgttcAAAAGCAACACGTACAGTAATCTTTCAGGACTCGGTAGACAAAGATGCCCTTCGAATTTTAAAGCCTCTTTCAGTTGTTCCACCACCTCCAACATTTAAAGTCATACAAAGAGGACCTCGAGTCGTCTGTCTTGTCCTTGATGTCTCAGGAAGCATGGGT GGGCCAAGAATAACACTACAAAGGCAAGCAGCTACcgtttttttaaaccagattaTAGAAGAACAACAATTTGTGGGTATTGTGACTTTTAGTTCTGAAGCTCAAATTCTAAGCCCACTGACAATAATAGATGGACAAGCCTCAAGAGACAATCTAATTAGGAAGTTGCCCACGATTGCAAGTGGAGGGACATATATTTGTAAAGGACTCAGAAAAGGATTTGAG GTTCTTCAAACAGATGATGGAAAAACAATTGGAGATGAAATAATTTTATTGACAGATGGGGAAGCAAGTGATAATGTTCAGGACTGTTTGCCAGAAGCTATTCAAAGTGGTGCAGTAATGAACACTATAGCATTTGGTCCAAACGCAGACAATGTACTAAGGACCATGGCAGATCAAACAG ATGGCAAGTTTATAGTTGCCGAAGTGTCTATACTTTCCACCCAACTTGTGGATGGCTTTTCCTCATTGACAATGTCTGATGGAAATTCCTTCACACAGCCAATACAG ATTGAAAGCACTGGAAAGAGTGTTAAGGACTGGTTCAATGGAACAGTTCCCATTGACCGAACTGTGGGAAACCGCACCACCTTTACAATAATTTATGGAATGAGTGCACCCATTGTGAATATCGTGTCACCAAGTGGTTTGGtttacaagcaaacaaacacaactGACATTGCTTACACAATCACTTTAACTGTTCCAGGAACAGCAGAG ACAGGTGAATGGAAATACAGCTTCTTCAATAAAGGAGCCACTGTTCagcaaatgagtttattagtaATTAGTCGGGCAGCTCATAAAGATGTTCACCCAGTCACTGTTACAGCCAGAATGAACCAGCAGACCAGTGATGGCACCAAACCAATGGTTGTGTTGGCTGAGGTCAGTCAGAATTATAATCCTGTGTTGGGTGCCAGTGTTTGGGCAAACCTGGAGTCAGATACTGGGCACTCAGAAAGACTTCAGCTTCTTGATAATGGTGCAG GAGCTGATGCATTCAAAGAAGATGGCGTCTATTCAAGATATTTCACAACGTTAAAACGTGGAAAATACAGTCTGAAAGTGAGAGTGGAAAATCAACATGGAGAAGGGCAGTTTTCTCCTGACAGTTACAGTGGTGCTCTTTATGTAGCTGGATATATTGTGGATG GTAAAGTGGAATTAAACCCTCCGAAGCCCCCAGTAAATGTGCAGCCAGTGGATGTGGGCAACTTCACCAGAACAGTAACTGGGGAGAGTTTTGTGGTGGACAGAGATGCGCCTCCAAACTTCCCTCCAAACAAGATTACAGACCTACGTGCAGAAATCCAGGAAGACACTGTGCTTCTCAACTGGACAGCCCCTGGTGAGGATTTTGACCAGGGAACAG CTAAATCCTATGACATCAGATGGAGTGAAGATTTGAAGATGCTTCAAAACAACTTCAGTAGCAATTATCTGGTCAACACTTCATCACTTCTGCCTCAAGTGTCAGGCTCAGCTGAACAGTACACTTTCCAGCCTAATATTACAATTCAAAATGGCACCACACTTTTCTTTGCTATTCAGTCATTGGACAAACAATTAGCCAAGTCTGAGGTATCCAACATTGCTCGAGCAACAAAGTATGTCCCAAATCCCAAATTTTCACCCATATCAAAACCAGGCCTGGGTCTACCTGCTATTGTTGTGTCAGTCTTTCTGGTCATTATTATGCCATGCTTCATATTTGTGGTCATAACAAGGGCACTGAaacgaaaaaaacaaacataa
- the LOC124394247 gene encoding calcium-activated chloride channel regulator 1-like isoform X3: MITHGSEYLFQALDNKVFIKEVKILVPPNWTKGKYEKAKTETFNKGKIRIDNPHPAFGDDPYTHQTKGCGNEGEYIHFTPNFLLNNNLLKGYGPRGRVFVHEWAQLRWGVFHEYNKKKPFYVSAGQILPTRCTDKISGQWYEIVNQRPRPCEFDSDGLPASNCEFLPDAMQSANASIMYMPSIDSVRAFCQEEDHNNEAPNEQNEKCSKATRTVIFQDSVDKDALRILKPLSVVPPPPTFKVIQRGPRVVCLVLDVSGSMGGPRITLQRQAATVFLNQIIEEQQFVGIVTFSSEAQILSPLTIIDGQASRDNLIRKLPTIASGGTYICKGLRKGFEVLQTDDGKTIGDEIILLTDGEASDNVQDCLPEAIQSGAVMNTIAFGPNADNVLRTMADQTDGKFIVAEVSILSTQLVDGFSSLTMSDGNSFTQPIQIESTGKSVKDWFNGTVPIDRTVGNRTTFTIIYGMSAPIVNIVSPSGLVYKQTNTTDIAYTITLTVPGTAETGEWKYSFFNKGATVQQMSLLVISRAAHKDVHPVTVTARMNQQTSDGTKPMVVLAEVSQNYNPVLGASVWANLESDTGHSERLQLLDNGAGADAFKEDGVYSRYFTTLKRGKYSLKVRVENQHGEGQFSPDSYSGALYVAGYIVDGKVELNPPKPPVNVQPVDVGNFTRTVTGESFVVDRDAPPNFPPNKITDLRAEIQEDTVLLNWTAPGEDFDQGTAKSYDIRWSEDLKMLQNNFSSNYLVNTSSLLPQVSGSAEQYTFQPNITIQNGTTLFFAIQSLDKQLAKSEVSNIARATKYVPNPKFSPISKPGLGLPAIVVSVFLVIIMPCFIFVVITRALKRKKQT; this comes from the exons ATGATTACTCATGGATCAGAATATCTGTTTCAAGCTTTAGACAACAAGGTGTTCATCAAGGAGGTGAAAATACTTGTACCACCAAACTGGACAAAGGGAAAGtatgaaaaagcaaaaacagaaaCCTTTAATAAG ggtAAAATAAGAATTGACAACCCACATCCTGCATTTGGTGATGATCCATACACTCACCAAACGAAAGGTTGTGGAAATGAAGGTGAATACATACATTTCACCCCAAACTTCTTGTTAAACAACAATCTTCTAAAAGGATATGGACCTAGAG GAAGGGTTTTTGTACATGAATGGGCTCAACTCAGATGGGGGGTATTTCatgaatataataagaaaaagccCTTTTATGTGTCTGCTGGCCAGATTCTACCAACAAG gtGTACTGATAAGATTTCTGGCCAGTGGTATGAAATTGTTAATCAAAGACCTCGACCTTGTGAGTTTGATTCAGATGGCCTACCCGCATCCAACTGTGAATTCCTTCCAGACGCCATGCAAAGTGCCAATGCCTCAATAATGTACATGCCAAGCATAGATTCT GTAAGAGCATTTTGTCAAGAAGAGGACCACAACAATGAGGCCCCCAATgaacagaatgaaaaatgttcAAAAGCAACACGTACAGTAATCTTTCAGGACTCGGTAGACAAAGATGCCCTTCGAATTTTAAAGCCTCTTTCAGTTGTTCCACCACCTCCAACATTTAAAGTCATACAAAGAGGACCTCGAGTCGTCTGTCTTGTCCTTGATGTCTCAGGAAGCATGGGT GGGCCAAGAATAACACTACAAAGGCAAGCAGCTACcgtttttttaaaccagattaTAGAAGAACAACAATTTGTGGGTATTGTGACTTTTAGTTCTGAAGCTCAAATTCTAAGCCCACTGACAATAATAGATGGACAAGCCTCAAGAGACAATCTAATTAGGAAGTTGCCCACGATTGCAAGTGGAGGGACATATATTTGTAAAGGACTCAGAAAAGGATTTGAG GTTCTTCAAACAGATGATGGAAAAACAATTGGAGATGAAATAATTTTATTGACAGATGGGGAAGCAAGTGATAATGTTCAGGACTGTTTGCCAGAAGCTATTCAAAGTGGTGCAGTAATGAACACTATAGCATTTGGTCCAAACGCAGACAATGTACTAAGGACCATGGCAGATCAAACAG ATGGCAAGTTTATAGTTGCCGAAGTGTCTATACTTTCCACCCAACTTGTGGATGGCTTTTCCTCATTGACAATGTCTGATGGAAATTCCTTCACACAGCCAATACAG ATTGAAAGCACTGGAAAGAGTGTTAAGGACTGGTTCAATGGAACAGTTCCCATTGACCGAACTGTGGGAAACCGCACCACCTTTACAATAATTTATGGAATGAGTGCACCCATTGTGAATATCGTGTCACCAAGTGGTTTGGtttacaagcaaacaaacacaactGACATTGCTTACACAATCACTTTAACTGTTCCAGGAACAGCAGAG ACAGGTGAATGGAAATACAGCTTCTTCAATAAAGGAGCCACTGTTCagcaaatgagtttattagtaATTAGTCGGGCAGCTCATAAAGATGTTCACCCAGTCACTGTTACAGCCAGAATGAACCAGCAGACCAGTGATGGCACCAAACCAATGGTTGTGTTGGCTGAGGTCAGTCAGAATTATAATCCTGTGTTGGGTGCCAGTGTTTGGGCAAACCTGGAGTCAGATACTGGGCACTCAGAAAGACTTCAGCTTCTTGATAATGGTGCAG GAGCTGATGCATTCAAAGAAGATGGCGTCTATTCAAGATATTTCACAACGTTAAAACGTGGAAAATACAGTCTGAAAGTGAGAGTGGAAAATCAACATGGAGAAGGGCAGTTTTCTCCTGACAGTTACAGTGGTGCTCTTTATGTAGCTGGATATATTGTGGATG GTAAAGTGGAATTAAACCCTCCGAAGCCCCCAGTAAATGTGCAGCCAGTGGATGTGGGCAACTTCACCAGAACAGTAACTGGGGAGAGTTTTGTGGTGGACAGAGATGCGCCTCCAAACTTCCCTCCAAACAAGATTACAGACCTACGTGCAGAAATCCAGGAAGACACTGTGCTTCTCAACTGGACAGCCCCTGGTGAGGATTTTGACCAGGGAACAG CTAAATCCTATGACATCAGATGGAGTGAAGATTTGAAGATGCTTCAAAACAACTTCAGTAGCAATTATCTGGTCAACACTTCATCACTTCTGCCTCAAGTGTCAGGCTCAGCTGAACAGTACACTTTCCAGCCTAATATTACAATTCAAAATGGCACCACACTTTTCTTTGCTATTCAGTCATTGGACAAACAATTAGCCAAGTCTGAGGTATCCAACATTGCTCGAGCAACAAAGTATGTCCCAAATCCCAAATTTTCACCCATATCAAAACCAGGCCTGGGTCTACCTGCTATTGTTGTGTCAGTCTTTCTGGTCATTATTATGCCATGCTTCATATTTGTGGTCATAACAAGGGCACTGAaacgaaaaaaacaaacataa
- the LOC124394247 gene encoding calcium-activated chloride channel regulator 1-like isoform X2 — protein sequence MWEKGMITHGSEYLFQALDNKVFIKEVKILVPPNWTKGKYEKAKTETFNKGKIRIDNPHPAFGDDPYTHQTKGCGNEGEYIHFTPNFLLNNNLLKGYGPRGRVFVHEWAQLRWGVFHEYNKKKPFYVSAGQILPTRCTDKISGQWYEIVNQRPRPCEFDSDGLPASNCEFLPDAMQSANASIMYMPSIDSVRAFCQEEDHNNEAPNEQNEKCSKATRTVIFQDSVDKDALRILKPLSVVPPPPTFKVIQRGPRVVCLVLDVSGSMGGPRITLQRQAATVFLNQIIEEQQFVGIVTFSSEAQILSPLTIIDGQASRDNLIRKLPTIASGGTYICKGLRKGFEVLQTDDGKTIGDEIILLTDGEASDNVQDCLPEAIQSGAVMNTIAFGPNADNVLRTMADQTDGKFIVAEVSILSTQLVDGFSSLTMSDGNSFTQPIQIESTGKSVKDWFNGTVPIDRTVGNRTTFTIIYGMSAPIVNIVSPSGLVYKQTNTTDIAYTITLTVPGTAETGEWKYSFFNKGATVQQMSLLVISRAAHKDVHPVTVTARMNQQTSDGTKPMVVLAEVSQNYNPVLGASVWANLESDTGHSERLQLLDNGAGADAFKEDGVYSRYFTTLKRGKYSLKVRVENQHGEGQFSPDSYSGALYVAGYIVDGKVELNPPKPPVNVQPVDVGNFTRTVTGESFVVDRDAPPNFPPNKITDLRAEIQEDTVLLNWTAPGEDFDQGTAKSYDIRWSEDLKMLQNNFSSNYLVNTSSLLPQVSGSAEQYTFQPNITIQNGTTLFFAIQSLDKQLAKSEVSNIARATKYVPNPKFSPISKPGLGLPAIVVSVFLVIIMPCFIFVVITRALKRKKQT from the exons ATGTGGGAAAAG gGAATGATTACTCATGGATCAGAATATCTGTTTCAAGCTTTAGACAACAAGGTGTTCATCAAGGAGGTGAAAATACTTGTACCACCAAACTGGACAAAGGGAAAGtatgaaaaagcaaaaacagaaaCCTTTAATAAG ggtAAAATAAGAATTGACAACCCACATCCTGCATTTGGTGATGATCCATACACTCACCAAACGAAAGGTTGTGGAAATGAAGGTGAATACATACATTTCACCCCAAACTTCTTGTTAAACAACAATCTTCTAAAAGGATATGGACCTAGAG GAAGGGTTTTTGTACATGAATGGGCTCAACTCAGATGGGGGGTATTTCatgaatataataagaaaaagccCTTTTATGTGTCTGCTGGCCAGATTCTACCAACAAG gtGTACTGATAAGATTTCTGGCCAGTGGTATGAAATTGTTAATCAAAGACCTCGACCTTGTGAGTTTGATTCAGATGGCCTACCCGCATCCAACTGTGAATTCCTTCCAGACGCCATGCAAAGTGCCAATGCCTCAATAATGTACATGCCAAGCATAGATTCT GTAAGAGCATTTTGTCAAGAAGAGGACCACAACAATGAGGCCCCCAATgaacagaatgaaaaatgttcAAAAGCAACACGTACAGTAATCTTTCAGGACTCGGTAGACAAAGATGCCCTTCGAATTTTAAAGCCTCTTTCAGTTGTTCCACCACCTCCAACATTTAAAGTCATACAAAGAGGACCTCGAGTCGTCTGTCTTGTCCTTGATGTCTCAGGAAGCATGGGT GGGCCAAGAATAACACTACAAAGGCAAGCAGCTACcgtttttttaaaccagattaTAGAAGAACAACAATTTGTGGGTATTGTGACTTTTAGTTCTGAAGCTCAAATTCTAAGCCCACTGACAATAATAGATGGACAAGCCTCAAGAGACAATCTAATTAGGAAGTTGCCCACGATTGCAAGTGGAGGGACATATATTTGTAAAGGACTCAGAAAAGGATTTGAG GTTCTTCAAACAGATGATGGAAAAACAATTGGAGATGAAATAATTTTATTGACAGATGGGGAAGCAAGTGATAATGTTCAGGACTGTTTGCCAGAAGCTATTCAAAGTGGTGCAGTAATGAACACTATAGCATTTGGTCCAAACGCAGACAATGTACTAAGGACCATGGCAGATCAAACAG ATGGCAAGTTTATAGTTGCCGAAGTGTCTATACTTTCCACCCAACTTGTGGATGGCTTTTCCTCATTGACAATGTCTGATGGAAATTCCTTCACACAGCCAATACAG ATTGAAAGCACTGGAAAGAGTGTTAAGGACTGGTTCAATGGAACAGTTCCCATTGACCGAACTGTGGGAAACCGCACCACCTTTACAATAATTTATGGAATGAGTGCACCCATTGTGAATATCGTGTCACCAAGTGGTTTGGtttacaagcaaacaaacacaactGACATTGCTTACACAATCACTTTAACTGTTCCAGGAACAGCAGAG ACAGGTGAATGGAAATACAGCTTCTTCAATAAAGGAGCCACTGTTCagcaaatgagtttattagtaATTAGTCGGGCAGCTCATAAAGATGTTCACCCAGTCACTGTTACAGCCAGAATGAACCAGCAGACCAGTGATGGCACCAAACCAATGGTTGTGTTGGCTGAGGTCAGTCAGAATTATAATCCTGTGTTGGGTGCCAGTGTTTGGGCAAACCTGGAGTCAGATACTGGGCACTCAGAAAGACTTCAGCTTCTTGATAATGGTGCAG GAGCTGATGCATTCAAAGAAGATGGCGTCTATTCAAGATATTTCACAACGTTAAAACGTGGAAAATACAGTCTGAAAGTGAGAGTGGAAAATCAACATGGAGAAGGGCAGTTTTCTCCTGACAGTTACAGTGGTGCTCTTTATGTAGCTGGATATATTGTGGATG GTAAAGTGGAATTAAACCCTCCGAAGCCCCCAGTAAATGTGCAGCCAGTGGATGTGGGCAACTTCACCAGAACAGTAACTGGGGAGAGTTTTGTGGTGGACAGAGATGCGCCTCCAAACTTCCCTCCAAACAAGATTACAGACCTACGTGCAGAAATCCAGGAAGACACTGTGCTTCTCAACTGGACAGCCCCTGGTGAGGATTTTGACCAGGGAACAG CTAAATCCTATGACATCAGATGGAGTGAAGATTTGAAGATGCTTCAAAACAACTTCAGTAGCAATTATCTGGTCAACACTTCATCACTTCTGCCTCAAGTGTCAGGCTCAGCTGAACAGTACACTTTCCAGCCTAATATTACAATTCAAAATGGCACCACACTTTTCTTTGCTATTCAGTCATTGGACAAACAATTAGCCAAGTCTGAGGTATCCAACATTGCTCGAGCAACAAAGTATGTCCCAAATCCCAAATTTTCACCCATATCAAAACCAGGCCTGGGTCTACCTGCTATTGTTGTGTCAGTCTTTCTGGTCATTATTATGCCATGCTTCATATTTGTGGTCATAACAAGGGCACTGAaacgaaaaaaacaaacataa